A single window of Aphidius gifuensis isolate YNYX2018 linkage group LG1, ASM1490517v1, whole genome shotgun sequence DNA harbors:
- the LOC122860123 gene encoding collagen alpha-5(IV) chain — translation MWPGGGIVTSCGKQRYLTSGFTCIIGLILVVWCTPSTNAVICRDPLKCNCTGIKGTPGYPGIGGPQGPEGDPGEIGPDGPDGPKGEKGAGGEHGGTGEKGYRGEFGIQGFTGTSGLSGHPGNEGVRGPDGLDGCNGTDGRAGAPGLPGTYGPRGQVGADGDFGPTGEPGDGGINSVGVKGERGVPGFDGPKGYDGGYGMRGEHGTPGSTGDIGYQGEPGLPGLKGDTGDDIHGDKGQVGEPGDRGEPGPNSEQYTKNEETIPVKGPQGPKGMRGDYGLRGRTGPIGDRGPIGRPGFLGIKGVKGEQGGDGQRGKQGINGPAGPAGEKGEKGAPGYAGLPGVDGLDGEIGEDGNTGPPGKQGSAGEKGQYIPELDEIVSGPIGIQGDLGPPGAIGQSGIPGNPGLVGYIGPPGIPGPQGSPGLAGPKGTSVKGEQGDDGLPGPMGAQGPLGRPGLPGTIGAKGFPGMSITGPPGPDGKPGYDGFDGPLGDRGEPGDPGPKGFPGKGVRFQGPRGEDGLPGIPGTPGKSGWPGYTGLKGFKGLRGDDCGVCAPGLPGVKGERGDSGRDGYPGTPGFAGLPGPRGFKGKHGKPGITGSMGLDGEDGRPGTAGLQGPRGLPGQIIWPESSQKLQPLPGDIGDKGLPGIEGLRGPRGRPGQAGETGLVGPTGEKGDFGVPGISGQDGFPGLDGIPGEKGDAADIPIVFLRGDPGFNGKPGQKGIKGDPGAKGQEGESSAYNIDFSGDKGVKGQPGSEGAQGLKGQQGQIGDEGLPGPKGFQGLPGLSIQGPEGLKGYPGMPGNEGPRGLAGEPGKIGFTGKMGPLGQKGERGDIGTNLLYGEIGEPGYHGEKGDYGFEGPTGLRGRNGPDGPTGLKGGKGAPGFAGLSGLQGSKGVRGDSIQGPRGFPGLSGEPGFNGMFGDTGSIGPDGPPGFDGMKGLKGEIGFFGRRGIDGDIGPIGYPGREGMQGLPGPYGEEGDVGEMGEPGPPGFQGLDGIDGPFGAKGEIGDDGYQGFPGITGPIGKQGETGDPGYDGIPGERGENSFSGPQGDIGEPGLIGEDGLPGLPGFDGRPGLAGEPGRDTYGFDGSIGQKGEPGYNGRDGRIGIKGEIGDMGLDGEKGKQGDIGIKGYMGGPGYNGRPGEKGEIGPAGPIGYDGEKGKRGLYGEPGKIGRPGKPGDAGPRGFPGIPGVQGPKGESGEPGLASYLDADKGDYGDAGFHGLPGKKGERGEVGRIGSRGRKGADGDFGYAGPDGFEGILGLPGLPGDQGPRGLPGIPGQFAERGEPGMAGLNGIPGQYGLHGAKGAPGEYGPNGPKGIEGDAGRSSRGPKGIQGDYGIRGFEGAPGKPGNPGMIGWPGQPGPKGFTGEPGYSAHAAKGIMGDVGYAGFDGRHGLKGERGNPGRDGVPGYRGLKGIRGDTGEPGLPGLTGPDGPQGPKGDRGRNPYPAFPRKGLRGDTGLPGAQGVIGAPGLMGMPGSDGLPGLEGEPGTDGFPGIGGPDGVDGPPGPRGFQGDTGYQGAPGLTGPRGDDAAPGPAPKSRGFHFARHSQTEMIPQCPRGTVKMWDGFSLLHIMGNSHPWAQDLGSAGSCLQKFSVMPFLFCNLNNVCDYAQRNDYSYWLSSTEPMPMMMTPIPAPEAGRYISRCSVCEAPTRMIAVHSQSMSIPECPGGWEEAWIGYSFLMHRDAGAAGGGQSLVSPGSCLEEFRTRPFIECRGLGTCNYFSTAISYWLATINDYEMFRKPQSQTLKADHTSRISRCAVCRRRQIIEDNNNNNNNSRFKQFTSNTARYVPPQPQPPPVNPLPLQYPSDRQRHEQRNRNRGPNQGRVPNRRRQRIYKPEEANQVLDQ, via the exons ATGTGGCCCGGGGGTGGTATTGTCACCTCTTGCGGCAAGCAACGATACCTGACGTCTGGGTTTACCTGTATCATTGGGTTGATTCTTGTTGTTTGGTGCACACCCTCAACAAATGCAGtg ATATGTCGTGATCCTCTAAAATGCAATTGCACAGGAATAAAAGGAACACCAGGTTATCCAGGAATAGGTGGACCACAAGGACCAGAAGGTGATCCTGGTGAAATTGGTCCAGATGGTCCAGATGGTCCAAAGGGTGAAAAAGGTGCTGGTGGTGAACATGGTGGTACCGGTGAAAAAGGCTATCGA ggAGAATTTGGTATCCAAGGTTTCACTGGAACTTCAGGTTTATCT GGACATCCAGGTAATGAGGGAGTTCGAGGACCAGATGGTTTAGATGGTTGTAATGGAACTGATGGAAGAGCTGGAGCACCAGGTTTACCTGGTACATATGGACCAAGAGGTCAAGTTGGTGCTGATGGTGATTTTGGTCCAACTGGTGAACCTGGTGATGGAGGAATTAATTCAGTTGGAGTTAAAGGAGAAAGAGGAGTTCCTGGTTTTGATGGACCAAAA GGATACGATGGCGGTTATGGAATGCGAGGAGAACATGGTACTCCAGGTTCAACTGGTGATATT gGATATCAAGGTGAACCAGGTCTACCAGGTCTTAAGGGAGATACTGGTGATGATATTCATGGTGACAAAGGACAAGTTGGTGAGCCGGGTGATCGAGGTGAACCTGGACCAAACAGTGAACAGTATACAAAAAACGAAGAAACAATTCCAGTTAAAGGACCTCAAGGACCTAAAGGAATGCGTGGTGATTATGGTCTTAGAGGAAGAACTGGACCTATTGGAGATCGAGGaccaatt gGAAGACCTGGTTTTTTGGGCATAAAAGGTGTCAAAGGTGAACAGGGTGGTGATGGACAAAGAGGTAAACAAGGTATCAATGGTCCAGCTGGACCAGCTGGTGAAAAAGGAGAAAAAGGAGCACCTGGATATGCTGGTCTTCCTGGAGTTGATGGACtagat ggTGAAATTGGAGAAGATGGAAACACTGGTCCACCTGGAAAACAAGGTTCAGCTGGTGAAAAAGGACAATATATACCGGAACTTGATGAAATTGTTAGTGGACCAATTGGAATTCAAGGAGATCTtg GTCCACCGGGTGCAATTGGACAATCTGGAATTCCTGGAAATCCTGGTTTAGTTGGATACATTGGACCTCCAGGAATACCTGGTCCTCAAGGATCACCTGGTTTAGCTGGAccaaaa gGAACATCAGTTAAAGGAGAACAAGGTGATGATGGATTACCTGGTCCAATGGGAGCACAAGGTCCTTTAGGTCGACCTGGTTTACCTGGAACAATTGGAGCTAAAGGTTTTCCTGGTATGTCAATAACTGGACCACCAGGACCTGATGGAAAACCAGGATATGATGGATTTGATGGACCTCTTGGTGATCGTGGAGAACCTGGTGACCCTG GTCCAAAGGGTTTTCCGGGTAAAGGAGTACGTTTTCAAGGACCTCGTGGTGAAGATGGTCTTCCAGGAATACCTGGTACTCCCGGTAAGAGTGGATGGCCTGGATACACCGGGCTAAAAGGTTTTAAAGGTTTACGTGGTGACGACTGTGGAGTTTGCGCTccag GCTTACCAGGAGTCAAAGGAGAACGAGGTGATTCAGGCAGAGATGGATATCCAGGTACACCAGGATTTGCTGGTTTACCTGGGCCAAGAGGTTTTAAAGGTAAACACGGAAAGCCAGGTATTACTGGCTCTATGGGTCTTGATGGTGAAGATGGTAGACCGGGAACAGCTGGATTACAAGGACCAAGAGGTTTACCTGGTCAAATTATTTGGCCAGAATCATCACAAAAATTACAACCATTACCTGGTGATATTGGTGACAAGGGTTTACCAGGTATTGAAGGTTTACGTGGACCACGTGGAAGACCTGGTCAAGCTGGTGAAACAGGATTAGTGGGACCAACTGGAGAAAAA ggTGATTTCGGAGTTCCTGGTATATCTGGACAAGATGGTTTTCCAGGTTTAGATGGTATACCTGGTGAAAAAGGAGATGCTGCTGATATTCCTATTGTATTTTTACGTGGTGACCCTGGTTTTAATGGTAAACCAGGTCAAAAAGGTATCAAGGGAGATCCTGGTGCAAAAGGTCAAGAAGGAGAGTCTTCTGCTTATAACATTGACTTTAGTGGTGATAAAGGTGTTAAAGGACAGCCTGGATCTGAag GTGCCCAAGGATTGAAAGGTCAGCAAGGTCAAATTGGTGACGAGGGTCTGCCAGGTCCTAAGGGTTTTCAAGGACTACCTGGATTATCAATTCAAGGACCAGAAGGCTTGAAAGGATATCCTGGAATGCCTGGTAATGAGGGTCCACGTGGACTCGCTGGTGAACCTGGTAAAATAGGATTTACAGGAAaaatg GGACCATTGGGACAAAAAGGAGAAAGAGGTGATATCGGAACTAATTTATTGTATGGTGAAATTGGAGAGCCAGGATACCATGGTGAAAAAGGTGATTACGGTTTCGAAGGACCTACTGGTCTTCGCGGAAGAAATGGTCCTGATGGACCAACAGGATTAAAGGGTGGTAAAGGAGCTCCAGGATTTGCAGGTCTATCTGGTCttcag gGATCTAAAGGTGTCAGAGGTGATAGTATCCAAGGCCCTCGTGGTTTTCCAGGTCTTTCTGGTGAACCTGGTTTTAATGGAATGTTTGGTGACACTGGTTCAATTGGACCAGATGGTCCACCAGGTTTTGATGGTATGAAAGGTTTAAAAGGTGAAATTGGTTTCTTTGGTCGTCGTGGTATTGATGGAGATATTGGACCAATTGGTTATCCTGGTAGAGAAGGAATGCAAGGTCTACCAGGACCATATGGAGAAGAAGGTGATGTTGGAGAAATGGGTGAACCTGGCCCACCTGGTTTTCAAGGTCTTGATGGTATTGATGGACCATTTGGAGCTAAAGGAGAAATTGGTGATGATGGATATCAAGGATTTCCAGGTATAACTGGACCAATTGGAAAACAAGGTGAAACTGGTGATCCTGGTTATGATGGTATACCTGGTGAACGTGGTGAAAATTCATTCAGTGGACCACAAGGAGATATTGGAGAGCCTGGTTTAATTGGAGAAGATGGATTACCTGGTTTACCTGGTTTTGATGGTCGTCCTGGTCTTGCTGGTGAACCTGGACGTGATACATATGGATTTGATGGTTCTATTGGACAAAAAGGTGAACCAGGTTACAATGGACGTGATGGAAGAATTGGCATCAAGGGAGAAATTGGTGATATGGGTCTTGATGGTGAAAAAGGAAAACAAGGTGATATTGGTATAAAAGGTTATATGGGTGGACCAGGATACAATGGAAGACCTGGTGAAAAAGGTGAAATTGGACCTGCTGGTCCAATTGGTTATGATGGTGAAAAAGGAAAACGTGGATTATACGGTGAGCCTGGTAAAATTGGTCGTCCTGGAAAACCTGGTGATGCTGGTCCACGAGGTTTTCCAGGTATACCTGGTGTTCAAGGACCAAAGGGTGAATCTGGTGAACCTGGTTTGGCTTCATATCTTGATGCTGATAAGGGTGATTATGGTGATGCTGGATTCCATGGTTTACCAGGTAAAAAAGGAGAACGAGGTGAAGTTGGTAGAATTGGTTCACGTGGACGTAAGGGAGCTGATGGTGACTTTGGATATGCTGGACCAGATGGATTTGAAGGTATATTAGGTCTACCTGGACTTCCTGGTGATCAAGGACCTCGTGGTTTGCCTGGTATACCTGGTCAATTTGCTGAACGTGGTGAACCAGGAATGGCTGGTTTGAATGGAATTCCAGGACAATATGGTTTACATGGAGCAAAAGGTGCACCTGGTGAATATGGACCAAATGGACCAAAAGGTATTGAAGGAGATGCTGGAAGAAGTTCTCGTGGTCCCAAAGGAATTCAAGGAGATTATGGTATTCGAGGTTTTGAAGGTGCACCTGGTAAACCTGGAAATCCAGGTATGATAGGTTGGCCAGGACAACCTGGACCAAAAGGTTTTACTGGTGAGCCAGGTTATTCAGCGCATGCTGCAAAAGGTATAATGGGTGATGTTGGATATGCTGGTTTTGACGGCAGACATGGACTCAAAGGTGAAAGAGGAAATCCCGGAAGAGATGGTGTACCTGGTTATCGTGGTTTAAAAGGTATACGAGGTGATACTGGTGAACCAGGTTTACCTGGTCTTACTGGACCTGATGGACCACAAGGACCTAAAGGAGATCGTGGTAGAAATCCTTATCCTGCTTTTCCAAGAAAAGGATTAAGAGGTGACACTGGATTACCTGGAGCTCAAGGTGTTATTGGTGCACCTGGATTAATGGGAATGCCTGGAAGTGATGGTTTACCTGGTCTTGAGGGTGAACCAGGAACAGATGGTTTTCCAGGTATTGGTGGACCAGATGGAGTAGATGGTCCACCAGGTCCACGTGGTTTTCAAGGAGATACTGGTTATCAAGGTGCTCCAGGTTTAACTGGACCTCGTGGTGATGATGCTGCACCTGGACCAGCACCAAAAAGTCGTGGTTTTCATTTTGCTAGACATTCACAAACTGAAATGATTCCTCAATGTCCAAGAGGAACAGTTAAAATGTGGGATGGTTTTTCTTTACTTCATATTATGGGAAATAGTCATCCATGGGCTCAAGATCTTg gttcaGCTGGAAGTTGTCTACAAAAATTCTCAGTTatgccatttttattttgtaatttaaataatgtttgtgATTATGCACAAAGAAATGATTACAGTTATTGGTTAAGTTCAACTGAACCAATGCCAATGATGATGACACCAATACCAGCACCAGAAGCTGGAAGATATATATCAAGATGTTCTGTTTGTGAAGCACCAACAAGAATGATTGCTGTACACAGTCAATCAATGTCAATACCAGAGTGTCCTGGTGGTTGGGAAGAAGCATGGATTGGTTATAGTTTCttgatg caTCGTGATGCTGGTGCAGCTGGTGGAGGACAATCACTCGTTTCACCAGGTTCATGTCTTGAAGAATTTCGTACACGTCCATTTATTGAATGTCGTGGTCTTGGtacttgtaattatttttcaacagcaATATCATATTGGCTTGCAACAATAAATGATTATGAAATGTTCCGTAAACCACAATCACAAACACTCAAAGCTGATCATACATCACGTATAAGTAGATGTGCTGTTTGTCGACGTCGTCAAATTattgaagataataataataataataacaacagtagatttaaacaatttacttCAAATACAGCACGTTATGTTCCACCACAACCACAACCACCACCAGTTAATCCTTTACCTTTACAATATCCATCAGATAGACAACGTCATGAACAACGAAATAGAAATAGAGGACCCAATCAGGGACGAGTACCAAATCGTAGAAGACAAAGAATTTATAAGCCTGAAGAAGCTAATCAAGTCTTGGATCAATAa
- the LOC122860122 gene encoding collagen alpha-1(IV) chain: MTRLGLRFVATVVCLSVVVTGQNNRSTWIRHGRVRGQYDRERGDMTPPESVQTSWNDESYEEQLRRNNTYVNRGESDPSYIDPNYPYESESGGTEYNQNQNGYYENRGVGGSDRSNDNQESYNQRGWRTDSQNNYGNRRGENRNDSSGQENYQDSYAQHPHPGGPSKDCKGGGCCAQKCYAEKGSRGIPGIIGPAGPKGQRGFPGTEGLLGPKGEKGDPGPQGPRGLKGDRGKLGMPGFPGINGIPGVQGPPGAPGVPGRDGCNGTDGEPGRHGIPGEPGPRGFRGVPGPKGHKGQPAFAGNFPTGEKGEPGGDGVRGPPGTPGPQGERGFPGVKGDRGPYGIPGVPGQKGEKGNMGVAFQGDRGDKGQKGEIGPAGESKSLIPFSGTSDRIGPTGDRGQKGDKGDNGQDGLKGDPGFMGDAGIPGGPGGKGEKGLPGSPGTRGRDGFSGPPGPPGRKGDRGIDGLKGLDGRPGKKGDSGKDGPMGVTGLRGPPGPPGGGKGQPGPPGEKGPRGFPGPVGPRGTDGYPGDPGPRGPVGLEGGPGLPGIPGPEGTPGEKGGKGEPGLTGFPGGVGPRGFDGPPGAVGPRGPQGDNGFSIIGPKGMDGIPGVDGEKGQKGERGYGGVRGRPGDSLDGIPGTPGAPGLPGEPGLTGKDGTPGAPGEPGEKGDIGGRCQDCRPGVNGQKGEHGFDGIPGQPGARGPPGERGFPGEAGLDGLPGPIGPPGFPGKDGIDGSPGPQGEPGVAAIIQESMLKMEKGDKGLRGETGRQGPPGPEGPAGEKGRAGFEGFPGLKGQQGDRGFPGQDGSSGRPGVPGRKGDKGTSIKGEPGIPGYAGLLGEKGDPGNAGERGDPGQCPPLNLKEGTKGDRGLNGAKGEPGTPGSVGWPGDKGVQGFPGPQGENGQPGPPGPVGPRGLPGPRGEKGNDGPMGFPGEPGRDGPRGFPGPAAPKGDKGDAGISVKGSQGLQGPPGEKGERGLPGPVGKDGLVGYPGLPGFAGEKGDIGTPGINGLPGAPGDKGDTGPIGPPGPTGVPGTRGTDGSKGEPGITGEPGRSGLPGFPGTKGDRGEAGIDGPKGYPGRRGLPGVAGKQGLDGLPGARGERGDKGSAGFPGLPGIEGKPGRVGPPGPKGDRGFDGPSGLPGPQGIDGPKGDRGISGFPGKKGEPGDVSEKGQKGEPGMPGIRGQQGLSGRDGFDGVKGEPGRPGLARDGIPGAKGEIGVPGLDGLPGIQGPKGDTGVQGFEGLKGDVGFPGLPGEPGKPGLDGLPGQPGDIGPIGMPGFPGLDGEVGSPGRPGLDGVKGEHGPQGLDGFPGAIGPIGEKGDRGPPGVAVNIKGSKGEPGPPGLHGLDGDKGDIGFDGPPGYDGEKGERGLPGPLGNPGMPGAPGPKGVVGPVGLTGAPGATVKGEKGLPGLLGKHGRDGIPGAPGEKGDAGFPGLPGHKGDTGPWGPPGLPGDKGDAGLMGPEGLPGRDGAPGQLGPPGVPGERGIKGDQGQPGLFGAPGLKGERGLSGPAGLDGIPGEKGDQGYDGLPGLPGADGEKGDRGYTGQTGLMGAIGFVGIKGEKGDDCLEPPMGPKGDRGFPGPIGAPGFPGEKGSTGAPGFPGQPGPKGNPGYDGAPGPVGLPGLAGPIGPPGLLGLQGPPGVPGLKGEAGASCEQSSDYLTGILLVRHSQSQSVPVCESGHIKLWEGYSLLYTDGDERAHSQDLGYAGSCVRKFSTMPFLFCDVNNVCHYASRNDRSYWLSTTSPIPMMPVEEAGIEEYISRCVVCEVPANVLAVHSQSLDIPNCPNGWSGMWIGYSFVMHTGAGAQGGGQSLSSPGSCLEDFRATPFIECNGGKGHCHYYANELSFWMATIEDRQQFQRPEKQTLKAGNLRTRISRCQVCIKNT, translated from the exons ATGACCCGGTTGGGATTGCG aTTCGTCGCAACCGTGGTCTGCTTGTCCGTGGTCGTCACAGGG caaaatAATAGATCGACTTGGATACGACATGGTCGAGTTCGAGGTCAATATGATCGAGAAAGAGGAGACATGACACCTCCTGAATCTGTACAAACATCTTGGAATGatg aatcatATGAAGAACAACTGAGAAGAAATAATACATATGTCAATCGAGGAGAGAGTGATCCATCTTATATAGATCCAAATTACCCGTATGAGTCAGAATCAGGTGGCACTGAATATAATCAAAATCAAAATGGATATTATGAAAATCGTGGTGTTGGTGGTTCAGATCGTTCAAACGATAATCAAGAAAGTTACAATCAAAGAGGCTGGCGAACAGATAGCCAAAATAACTATGGAAATCGTCGTGGTGAAAATCGTAATGATTCAAGTGgacaagaaaattatcaagataGTTATGCACAACATCCACATCCTGGTGGACCATCAAAAGATTGTAAAGGTGGTGGTTGTTGTGCACAAAAATGTTATGCTGAAAAAGGCTCACGTGGAATACCTGGAATTATTGGTCCAGCTGGTCCAAAAGGTCAACGTGGTTTTCCCGGTACTGAAGGTTTGCTAGGACCAAAAGGTGAAAAAGGAGATCCAGGACCACAAGGACCTCGAGGACTCAAAGGTGACAGA ggtAAATTGGGTATGCCAGGTTTTCCTGGTATTAATGGAATTCCTGGAGTTCAAGGACCTCCAGGAGCTCCTGGTGTACCTGGTCGAGATGGATGTAATGGAACtgat ggtGAACCTGGTCGACATGGTATTCCTGGTGAACCTGGACCTCGTGGTTTTCGAGGTGTGCCAGGTCCAAAAGGACACAAAGGTCAACCGGCTTTCGCAGGAAATTTTCCTACTGGTGAAAAAGGTGAACCAGGTGGTGATGGAGTAAGAGGCCCACCTGGAACACCTGGTCCACAAGGTGAACGTGGTTTTCCTGGTGTTAAGGGTGATCGTGGTCCTTAt GGAATCCCAGGAGTTCCAGGTCAAAAAGGTGAAAAAGGTAATATGGGTGTTGCTTTTCAAGGAGACAGAGGTGACAAAGGACAAAAAGGAGAAATAGGACCTGCag gAGAGTCAAAATCATTGATTCCATTTTCGGGAACTTCCGACCGAATTGGACCAACAGGAGATCGAGGTCAAAAAGGAgataaa gGTGATAATGGACAAGATGGATTGAAAGGTGATCCAGGTTTTATGGGTGATGCTGGTATACCCGGTGGTCCTGGTGGTAAAGGAGAAAAAGGTCTTCCAGGTTCACCTGGTACTCGA GGGCGAGATGGTTTTTCTGGACCTCCTGGTCCCCCAGGTCGTAAAGGAGATCGTGGTATTGATGGATTAAAAGGATTAGATGGTCGACCAGGTAAAAAAGGAGATTCTGGAAAAGATGGACCAATGGGAGTGACGGGTCTACGTGGACCACCTGGACCACCAGGT ggTGGAAAAGGACAACCAGGGCCTCCTGGAGAAAAAGGACCAAGAGGTTTCCCCGGGCCTGTTGGACCTCGTGGTACAGATGGTTATCCAGGTGATCCAGGACCAAGAGGACCTGTCGGTTTAGAAGGTGGACCCGGTTTACCTGGTATTCCCGGACCTGAAGGCACACCCGGTGAAAAAGGTGGTAAAGGTGAGCCTGGTTTAACTGGATTTCCTGGTGGAGTTGGGCCAAGAGGTTTTGATGGACCACCAGGAGCTGTTGGACCAAGAGGGCCACAGGGTGATAACGGATTTTCGATTATT GGACCTAAAGGAATGGATGGTATTCCTGGAGTTGACGGTGAGAAAGGACAAAAAGGTGAACGTGGTTACGGTGGAGTTCGAGGACGACCTGGAGACAGTCTTGAtg gTATCCCTGGTACACCTGGAGCTCCTGGTCTTCCTGGTGAGCCTGGTTTAACTGGAAAAGATGGAACACCCGGTGCACCCGGTGAACCCGGAGAAAAAGGAGATATTGGTGGTCGTTGTCAAGATTGTCGCCCAGGTGTTAATGGACAAAAAGGAGAACATGGATTTGATGGTATTCCCGGTCAGCCAGGGGCTCGAGGACCTCCCGGTGAAAGAGGCTTTCCTGGTGAAGCTGGTTTAGATGGATTACCAGGCCCAATTGGACCTCCTGGTTTTCCTGGAAAAGACGGAATAGATGGAAGTCCAGGACCACAAGGTGAACCTGGAGTTGCTGCTATTATACAAGAAAGTATGctaaaaatggaaaaaggtGACAAAGGTTTGCGTGGAGAAACTGGAAGACAAGGTCCTCCTGGACCTGAGGGACCTGCTGGTGAAAAAGGACGAGCTGGTTTTGAAGGATTTCCAGGTCTCAAAGGACAACAG gGTGACCGAGGTTTTCCTGGTCAAGACGGAAGTTCAGGTAGACCAGGTGTACCTGGACGCAAAGGAGATAAAGGAACAAGTATCAAAGGTGAACCTGGAATCCCTGGTTATGCAGGATTACTTGGAGAAAAAGGAGATCCTGGTAATGCTGGTGAACGAGGTGACCCTGGACAATGTCCACCGTTGAACTTGAAAGAGGGTACTAAAGGTGACAGAGGTTTAAATGGTGCTAAAGGTGAACCTGGAACACCAGGTAGTGTTGGATGGCCAGGTGACAAAGGAGTTCAAGGATTTCCA GGTCCACAAGGAGAAAATGGTCAACCCGGACCTCCAGGCCCTGTTGGTCCACGTGGTTTACCAGGACCTAGAGGTGAAAAAGGAAATGACGGTCCCATGGGTTTTCCTGGTGAGCCAGGACGTGATGGACCTCGTGGTTTTCCCGGACCAGCAGCTCCAAAAGGAGACAAAGGAGATGCTGGAATTTCTGTAAAAGGAAGTCAAGGTTTACAAGGCCCTCCAGGCGAAAAAGGCGAACGAGGATTGCCTGGGCCTGTAGGAAAAGATGGACTAGTTGGGTATCCTGGTTTGCCTGGATTTGCAGGTGAAAAAGGTGATATTGGAACCCCAGGAATAAATGGTTTACCAGGTGCACCTGGTGATAAAGGAGATACTGGTCCAATTGGGCCTCCAGGTCCTACGGGTGTACCAGGAACAAGAGGAACTGATGGTAGCAAGGGTGAACCTGGTATCACAGGTGAACCTGGACGCTCTGGTCTTCCTGGATTTCCTGGTACTAAAGGTGATCGGGGTGAAGCTGGTATAGATGGTCCTAAAGGTTATCCAGGACGCAGAGGTTTACCAGGAGTTGCTGGTAAACAAGGACTGGATGGATTGCCTGGTGCTAGAGGAGAACGTGGTGATAAAGGCTCAGCTGGATTCCCTGGATTGCCAGGAATAGAAGGTAAACCAGGACGAGTGGGACCACCTGGTCCTAAAGGTGATCGTGGTTTCGATGGACCATCTGGCTTACCTGGACCTCAAGGAATTGATGGACCTAAGGGAGATCGTGGAATTTCTGGTTTTCCTGGAAAAAAAGGTGAACCAGGAGATGTGTCAGAAAAAGGACAAAAAGGAGAACCTGGCATGCCTGGTATTCGAGGACAACAAGGGCTATCTGGCAGAGATGGTTTTGATGGAGTTAAAGGTGAACCTGGCAGGCCTGGTTTAGCACGTGATGGAATTCCTGGTGCAAAGGGAGAAATTGGAGTTCCAGGTTTAGATGGACTGCCAGGAATTCAAGGACCGAAAGGAGATACTGGTGTTCAAGGTTTTGAAGGCTTAAAAGGAGATGTTGGTTTCCCTGGTCTACCAGGTGAGCCTGGCAAGCCAGGTCTCGATGGATTGCCTGGGCAACCTGGAGATATTGGTCCTATAGGTATGCCAGGTTTTCCTGGTCTTGATGGTGAAGTTGGTAGCCCTGGAAGACCTGGTTTGGATGGAGTTAAAGGTGAACATGGACCTCAAGGTTTAGATGGATTCCCAGGAGCTATTGGACCAATTGGAGAAAAAGGAGACCGTGGACCTCCTGGTGTGGCTGTGAATATTAAAGGATCAAAAGGTGAGCCTGGTCCTCCTGGACTTCATGGCTTGGATGGAGATAAAGGAGATATTGGTTTTGATGGTCCTCCTGGATATGATGGAGAAAAAGGAGAACGAGGATTACCTGGTCCACTTGGAAATCCAGGAATGCCCGGAGCTCCCGGACCTAAAG GAGTTGTTGGTCCTGTTGGATTAACTGGCGCTCCAGGTGCAACAGTAAAGGGTGAAAAAGGATTACCTGGTTTACTTGGCAAACATGGTCGTGATGGAATACCAGGAGCACCCGGTGAAAAAGGTGACGCAGGCTTTCCAGGTTTACCAGGTCATAAAGGTGACACTGGACCATGGGGTCCTCCTGGATTGCCAGGTGATAAAGGAGATGCCGGTTTGATGGGTCCTGAGGGACTTCCTGGACGTGATGGAGCACCTGGGCAATTGGGACCACCCGGAGTACCTGGTGAAAGAGGAATCAAAGGAGATCAAGGTCAACCTGGTCTTTTTGGAGCACCAGGACTAAAAGGAGAGCGTGGTCTttcag GGCCAGCTGGTTTAGATGGAATACCAGGTGAAAAAGGAGATCAAGGCTATGATGGTTTACCTGGGCTACCAGGAGCTGACGGTGAAAAAGGAGATCGTGGTTATACAGGTCAAACAGGTTTAATGGGTGCTATTGGATTCGTTGGAATTAAGGGAGAAAAAGGAGATGATTGTCTGGAACCACCTATGGGACCAAAGGGTGATCGAGGATTCCCCGGTCCAATTGGTGCACCAGGATTTCCTGGTGAAAAAGGTTCGACTGGAGCACCAGGTTTTCCAGGTCAACCTGGGCCAAAAGGAAACCCCGGCTATGATGGTGCACCAGGACCCGTTGGATTACCTGGACTTGCTGGTCCAATTGGACCACCTGGTTTATTAGGTTTACAAGGACCACCTGGTGTACCTGGGCTTAAAGGAGAAGCTGGTGCATCTTGTGAACAATCATCTGATTATCTCACTGGAATATTACTGGTCAGGCATAGTCAAAGTCAATCAGTACCAGTTTGTGAGTCAGGACATATTAAATTGTGGGAAGGCTACAGTCTTCTTTATACAGATGGTGATGAAAGAGCACATTCACAAGACTTAG gtTATGCTGGCTCGTGTGTAAGGAAATTCTCAACAATGCCTTTCCTATTTTGCGACGTCAATAACGTGTGCCATTATGCCAGTCGAAATGATCGCTCTTATTGGTTATCAACTACCAGTCCTATTCCTATGATGCCTGTTGAAGAAGCTGGCATTGAAGAGTACATCTCTAG atGTGTCGTTTGTGAAGTTCCTGCAAATGTTCTTGCTGTACACAGTCAATCATTGGATATTCCAAATTGTCCAAATGGATGGTCAGGAATGTGGATAGGCTACAGTTTCGTTATG cacACTGGTGCTGGAGCACAAGGTGGTGGCCAGTCATTATCTAGTCCTGGTTCCTGTCTGGAAGATTTCCGTGCAACACCATTTATCGAATGTAATGGTGGTAAAGGACACTGTCATTATTATGCCAATGAACTTAGTTTTTGGATGGCAACAATTGAAGATCGACAACAATTCCAGAGACCCGAAAAACAAACATTAAAAGCTGGTAACCTAAGAACGCGTATAAGTCGATGCCaagtttgtataaaaaatacgtaa